The following are encoded together in the uncultured Sphaerochaeta sp. genome:
- the pdxS gene encoding pyridoxal 5'-phosphate synthase lyase subunit PdxS, giving the protein MSERIELNKNLAQMLKGGVIMDVTSPDQARIAEDAGACAVMALERIPADIRAAGGVSRMSDPILIQKIQEAVSIPVMAKVRIGHIVEAQILEALEIDFIDESEVLSPADDLYHIDKQKFSVPFVCGARDLGEALRRISEGASMIRTKGEPGTGDVVQAVRHMRLIQQQMRKVQSMREDELFEEAKLLQVPYNLLRCVFESGKLPVVNFAAGGVATPADAALMMQLGAEGVFVGSGIFKSGDPKKRANAIVKAVTNYQDPKMLALLSKNLGEAMIGINEQEIALLMAERGI; this is encoded by the coding sequence ATGAGTGAACGAATTGAATTGAACAAGAATCTTGCACAGATGCTGAAGGGCGGGGTCATAATGGATGTTACTTCTCCTGATCAAGCGAGAATAGCAGAAGATGCAGGTGCCTGTGCTGTAATGGCCCTTGAGAGAATTCCCGCCGATATCCGCGCAGCGGGTGGTGTCTCCCGCATGAGCGACCCCATTTTGATCCAGAAAATCCAGGAAGCGGTTTCAATTCCGGTCATGGCAAAGGTTCGAATCGGACACATCGTTGAGGCCCAGATTCTTGAAGCTTTGGAGATTGATTTCATCGATGAGAGTGAGGTCCTCTCTCCCGCTGATGATCTCTATCACATTGACAAACAGAAGTTTTCCGTACCCTTTGTCTGTGGAGCCCGTGACTTGGGCGAAGCGTTACGTCGTATAAGTGAAGGAGCAAGTATGATCAGGACCAAGGGAGAACCAGGGACAGGGGACGTGGTACAAGCTGTTCGACATATGCGTTTGATTCAGCAACAGATGAGGAAGGTCCAATCCATGCGTGAGGATGAGCTGTTTGAGGAAGCAAAGCTACTTCAGGTTCCCTACAATCTATTGCGTTGTGTGTTTGAGAGCGGAAAGCTTCCGGTAGTCAATTTCGCTGCCGGTGGGGTAGCTACCCCCGCTGATGCTGCATTGATGATGCAACTTGGAGCAGAAGGAGTGTTTGTGGGTTCGGGAATCTTCAAGTCTGGAGACCCAAAGAAGCGGGCAAATGCTATTGTGAAGGCTGTTACTAATTATCAGGATCCCAAGATGTTGGCTTTGCTTTCAAAGAACCTGGGAGAAGCCATGATTGGTATCAATGAACAGGAAATTGCCCTTCTTATGGCAGAACGTGGCATATGA
- a CDS encoding family 20 glycosylhydrolase produces MNYQKSLLPYPSDGIMLLKGSFVFSKVLTLGFQDSCFPEHTQFLQEYLETGLGLEVILSGGSDNPNLLVTERKDLLEEEGYLLEIGEEGCTLSSCSSRGIFSGLQTFIQLKKSNNSLRCCKISDAPALSWRGLMLDVARSFCPLEELLGIIDAMAMYKLNILHWHISDDQGWRFPVDGYPDLVSEDRGYYSRDDINYVVAYAEKRNIMVVPEVDMPGHMIAALSAYPNLSCTGGPFSIPMGEGIFQDILCVGKADTIAFARKVVDTLCSLFPSPYIHLGGDEIPLDRWATCPDCQHRMQELGYKDEKALLGWFSNEIAAYAREKGKSTILWSDYVDASYDPSIITQVWNPLLGKHKRIHSNHQVIKSDYFHSYLDMSYALVPLSRVYRYGKSVQKDRKQNKKVLGAELLLWTEYLNTREKRESHLYPRLLAGAESFWTKDSKLSYTRFKRILTHYIQLVSDNQNNVIKPSAWDPPLLVQIKARRARKKRVTANSKEAGILL; encoded by the coding sequence ATGAATTATCAGAAATCTCTTCTTCCCTATCCATCAGACGGAATAATGCTCCTGAAAGGAAGCTTTGTTTTCTCAAAAGTTCTTACACTTGGATTTCAGGATTCTTGTTTTCCAGAGCATACACAATTTCTGCAGGAATATTTGGAAACGGGCCTAGGGCTGGAGGTAATCCTTTCTGGTGGGTCGGATAATCCTAACTTGCTCGTTACCGAGAGGAAAGATCTGCTTGAAGAGGAAGGATACCTGCTGGAGATAGGAGAAGAGGGGTGTACGTTGTCCTCTTGTTCGTCACGGGGGATTTTTTCCGGTCTCCAGACATTTATCCAACTGAAAAAGTCCAATAATTCACTTCGTTGTTGCAAGATTTCCGACGCTCCAGCTCTCTCCTGGAGGGGGCTCATGTTGGATGTCGCCCGATCTTTTTGTCCCCTGGAAGAATTGCTGGGAATCATTGATGCCATGGCCATGTATAAATTGAATATTCTGCACTGGCATATAAGTGATGATCAAGGGTGGAGATTCCCTGTGGATGGATATCCTGATTTGGTGAGTGAAGATCGGGGATACTATTCAAGAGATGATATCAACTACGTCGTTGCGTATGCAGAGAAAAGAAATATCATGGTAGTTCCTGAGGTAGATATGCCTGGGCACATGATTGCTGCCCTCAGTGCATATCCCAACCTGAGTTGCACCGGGGGGCCTTTTTCAATTCCAATGGGAGAGGGGATATTTCAGGATATTCTTTGTGTAGGGAAGGCAGATACCATCGCTTTTGCGAGAAAGGTGGTAGATACACTCTGCTCACTTTTCCCTTCACCCTATATTCATCTAGGTGGTGATGAAATCCCATTGGATCGCTGGGCAACCTGCCCTGATTGCCAACATCGTATGCAGGAGTTGGGATATAAGGATGAGAAAGCATTGCTTGGGTGGTTCAGTAATGAGATTGCTGCCTATGCAAGGGAGAAAGGCAAATCCACAATCCTTTGGAGTGATTATGTTGATGCTTCGTATGATCCCTCAATAATTACACAAGTTTGGAATCCTCTTCTTGGCAAACATAAGAGAATCCATAGCAACCATCAGGTAATTAAGAGTGATTACTTCCATTCCTATCTTGATATGTCCTACGCTTTAGTTCCTCTCTCCAGAGTGTATCGATACGGTAAAAGTGTACAGAAGGATAGGAAACAGAATAAAAAGGTATTAGGTGCGGAATTGTTACTCTGGACAGAGTATCTGAATACGAGGGAAAAGCGAGAATCTCACCTTTACCCGCGACTTTTGGCGGGTGCAGAGTCATTCTGGACGAAAGATTCCAAGCTCAGCTATACCCGATTCAAACGAATTCTTACGCATTACATACAGCTGGTCTCGGATAATCAGAACAACGTGATTAAGCCCTCTGCTTGGGATCCTCCACTTCTGGTGCAAATCAAGGCACGCAGAGCAAGAAAGAAACGGGTCACAGCAAACAGCAAGGAGGCTGGGATCTTGTTGTAG
- a CDS encoding extracellular solute-binding protein — MKMKRLLILAFVSFLIPSLLIAAGTKETATDGVIELSVYHYLDQTDKTTAPNFQHLVDVFEAANPDIKLSFEYGYGESFHDKLQTMAMSGQLPDIVLLYPGERTSQVSSAGLVKDLRPYLAGHEHEFADMAMQAQGDNGEIWELPEDISITSIMYTNNRLLAELGLEYPKSYEELLAQGPVIRKAGLIPISIANKDAWPMQSCVAGMLVERACGMEWWDKALTGEASYDDPEFVYAMEIIKELNDKQMLSPGTNQLAYGQGLDDFVNERAVYLLDGGWTVNSMVGELTDEQKTYMSLESFPDIPNQKGKSLSVSATAGQGFGMNAKLNEKEAEAAWKWIWFYSGPEGSAIRQQYGRLPAYNLDEPEDADPMIKKLIAFAGKVPMGYVMDSVIAAEPIGTFNINLQNMMFDTMSPLEVAQDLERMVSSVGR, encoded by the coding sequence ATGAAAATGAAACGATTGTTGATTCTGGCATTCGTGTCTTTCTTGATTCCCTCCCTGCTCATTGCGGCAGGTACAAAGGAGACAGCAACGGATGGAGTGATTGAACTTTCTGTATATCACTACCTCGATCAGACAGATAAGACTACTGCACCAAATTTCCAACATTTAGTGGATGTCTTTGAAGCTGCAAACCCTGATATCAAGCTCAGTTTTGAGTATGGATATGGTGAGTCTTTCCATGACAAGTTGCAGACCATGGCTATGAGTGGGCAGTTGCCCGATATAGTCTTGCTGTATCCTGGGGAAAGAACAAGTCAGGTGTCTTCGGCTGGATTGGTGAAGGACCTTCGTCCGTATCTAGCTGGTCATGAGCATGAATTTGCTGACATGGCAATGCAGGCCCAGGGAGACAATGGTGAAATTTGGGAACTGCCTGAGGATATCTCAATCACCTCGATCATGTACACCAATAACCGATTGCTTGCAGAGCTTGGGTTGGAATATCCCAAGTCCTATGAAGAGTTGCTTGCGCAAGGACCGGTTATCCGTAAAGCTGGGTTGATTCCCATTTCCATAGCAAACAAGGATGCTTGGCCAATGCAGTCCTGTGTAGCAGGTATGTTGGTTGAGCGTGCTTGTGGAATGGAGTGGTGGGACAAGGCTCTAACCGGTGAAGCAAGCTATGATGATCCTGAGTTCGTGTATGCCATGGAGATTATCAAAGAGCTTAATGATAAGCAGATGTTGTCTCCTGGAACCAATCAGCTTGCCTATGGACAGGGGTTGGATGATTTTGTCAATGAGCGTGCTGTATATCTCCTCGATGGTGGTTGGACAGTAAATAGCATGGTGGGTGAGCTCACTGATGAGCAGAAGACGTATATGAGTCTTGAATCATTCCCCGATATTCCCAACCAGAAGGGCAAGAGCCTCTCTGTTTCTGCAACAGCAGGACAAGGCTTCGGCATGAATGCAAAGCTTAATGAGAAGGAAGCTGAGGCAGCATGGAAGTGGATCTGGTTCTACTCTGGACCTGAAGGGTCTGCCATTCGCCAACAGTATGGTCGTCTCCCAGCTTACAATCTTGATGAACCTGAGGATGCAGATCCCATGATCAAGAAACTGATTGCATTTGCTGGAAAGGTCCCGATGGGATATGTCATGGACTCAGTCATTGCAGCCGAGCCAATTGGAACATTCAATATCAATCTTCAGAATATGATGTTTGATACGATGAGCCCATTGGAAGTTGCACAGGACCTGGAGAGAATGGTCTCTTCTGTCGGTCGTTAG
- a CDS encoding carbohydrate ABC transporter permease — protein MKRSMTIGKILAYILMITFTLLTVVPLLWMILSSFKPHALIVRQPLAPPFTFYTENFILSWVQGHLGIYFLNSIVYSLSATFVTVMLAMSSGYALSKFHYRSGKVIYGLYTLGLLITVHSVIVPLFIMETKLGISNTRLGVILPYIAFGLPFQVFLATTYVKGIPDSMQESAIIDGATFLEIFVKIIIPVATPILSTMFIYTFLGNWNEFVLVLTLTSDMMIRSLPVGINSFAGGMSRDYGLQFAALVIGTVPMIIFYMIFKDKIAQGFAAGSLKE, from the coding sequence ATGAAAAGATCAATGACGATTGGAAAAATTCTGGCATATATACTCATGATTACATTCACGTTGCTGACGGTGGTACCTCTTTTGTGGATGATTCTTAGCTCATTCAAACCGCACGCCTTGATCGTTCGCCAGCCTTTGGCTCCACCGTTCACATTCTATACAGAGAATTTCATTCTTTCTTGGGTACAAGGCCACCTGGGAATCTATTTCCTCAACAGTATTGTGTACTCCCTGAGCGCAACCTTTGTAACGGTGATGCTTGCCATGAGTAGTGGCTATGCGCTTTCAAAATTTCACTATCGCTCTGGCAAGGTTATTTATGGGCTCTACACCCTTGGTTTGCTTATTACGGTGCATTCAGTCATCGTCCCTCTCTTCATTATGGAGACCAAACTAGGGATTTCCAATACACGGTTGGGAGTCATACTCCCTTATATTGCCTTTGGGCTTCCTTTTCAGGTTTTTCTTGCAACCACCTACGTGAAAGGTATCCCTGACTCAATGCAGGAGTCAGCCATCATTGATGGAGCAACTTTCTTGGAGATTTTTGTAAAAATTATTATACCAGTGGCGACACCTATCCTGTCGACCATGTTTATCTACACGTTTTTAGGAAACTGGAATGAGTTTGTCTTGGTCCTGACCCTGACCAGCGATATGATGATTCGTTCCCTTCCTGTTGGAATCAATAGCTTTGCAGGTGGGATGAGTCGGGATTATGGGTTGCAATTTGCCGCCTTGGTTATTGGTACTGTACCCATGATCATTTTTTACATGATTTTCAAAGATAAGATTGCCCAGGGTTTTGCTGCTGGGTCCTTAAAGGAATAG
- a CDS encoding ROK family transcriptional regulator, with the protein MPEPRRSRLINSSRIIHRLWIEDQLSRADLAVRLGLTKSSISNIVNDLITLGIVTENEVLEASPKGGRRAIGLTLNKAYFHVIGIEIRSDSYTALSIDLEGKVLFSQTKPKGFTAKTFKAEVCNLIESLCKDLEKLQRHLLGIGIGFSGVIDAEKQTIYRSVSLDFQQPFDFQKEVASHFPFPVILENDANCGAWGEVVFQRKQKLKNFLFVLIEFWKRYEVQTGSPQPTIGLGFGFDGKIYRGSSSQAGEFKSVCNRDPDSLQQVQIAQGVSVSEDREALRNYIKEICQNLAFLINTLDIGHVFIGGTIEPFASFMPEMLRKEIRSNSLIQSEENCQIQFSSLEYDAVSFGAAALVLDKVLMNLEPLSENTAKQAVPLFHLLS; encoded by the coding sequence TTGCCTGAACCAAGAAGATCACGACTAATAAACTCCTCACGGATAATTCATCGTCTTTGGATAGAAGATCAACTCAGTCGTGCCGATTTAGCTGTAAGGCTTGGGCTTACCAAATCTTCCATTTCAAACATAGTCAATGATTTGATAACGCTTGGAATTGTTACTGAGAATGAAGTCCTCGAAGCGAGTCCAAAGGGAGGGAGGAGAGCGATAGGACTTACCCTCAATAAAGCATACTTTCATGTTATAGGTATAGAAATTCGCTCTGATTCCTATACTGCACTCTCCATTGACTTGGAAGGTAAGGTGCTTTTCTCACAAACCAAACCGAAAGGATTTACTGCCAAGACATTCAAGGCTGAAGTATGTAATCTCATTGAATCTCTTTGTAAAGACCTTGAAAAATTGCAAAGACATCTACTGGGAATAGGTATTGGCTTTTCTGGAGTGATTGATGCAGAGAAGCAGACAATCTATCGTTCAGTCTCTCTCGATTTCCAACAGCCTTTTGATTTTCAGAAAGAGGTTGCCTCCCACTTTCCATTTCCCGTCATTCTGGAAAATGATGCCAACTGTGGAGCATGGGGAGAGGTAGTATTCCAAAGAAAACAGAAGCTTAAGAATTTTCTTTTCGTACTCATTGAATTCTGGAAACGGTATGAAGTACAAACAGGATCCCCACAGCCGACCATTGGTTTAGGATTTGGATTTGATGGAAAAATCTATCGTGGAAGCAGTAGCCAGGCGGGTGAATTCAAGAGTGTATGTAATCGAGACCCTGATTCTTTGCAACAAGTGCAGATTGCCCAAGGCGTCTCAGTAAGTGAAGATCGGGAAGCTTTGCGCAATTATATCAAGGAAATATGCCAGAATTTGGCCTTTCTTATCAATACATTGGATATCGGGCATGTATTCATCGGGGGTACGATTGAACCTTTCGCTTCTTTTATGCCTGAGATGTTAAGAAAAGAAATACGATCAAATTCCCTGATCCAAAGTGAAGAGAATTGCCAAATCCAGTTTTCATCATTGGAGTATGATGCAGTCTCATTCGGTGCTGCTGCCCTGGTTCTCGATAAGGTATTGATGAACCTGGAACCGCTCAGTGAGAACACTGCCAAGCAGGCTGTTCCGCTCTTTCACTTGTTGTCATAA
- a CDS encoding EAL domain-containing protein, translating to MLTQLLAVQLNEEDLSLVRRITGRIQVLAAGNSNEALHLLEQHASIDMVMIDIERSYLQSLQLLHTLVYRSQQEPLKIVVLGEPHLLQQKKRVFDLDIVTILTKPLQETQLREILERAVVKQDADSKQQNLQEQAHLFNAIFYQAPIGISVSHRVDLGVEPGKEQFDVNPMYEKITGRSMEEVLRIGWTTITHPDDLPGELENFKRLKQGELENYSMEKRFIRPDGSIVWVEMTVAPLQASDSRLFAHICLLQDITKRKEAEKLLAESERSKSALLSHLPGMAYRCRYDSHWTMLYVSAGCETLTGYSPDQLINNRDISYNDVIVLSYRQKIYSGWKWAIHESKPFELEYEILTAQGTRKWVWEMGQAAFTDDGEIEALEGIILDITDRKLMEQNLAYRDAHDLWTGLYNRRYLEQLLRQDIKARKSAKRALISINLGALNAKSIAYGYQYSQDIMKKVAEGLSILCNDIAVLSITHEYRFVFYLRSYDERQNLLLLCKKIESTLEYIVSLERIPYGLGVLEIDESNQENIDQLLRNILIASQRSVVLYDGEAEVCFFDESMETEIQREATLSALLSRIVSGKNPDCLFLQYQPIIDMRTGGICGFEALARLKCAEMPVIPPLHFIPIAEKTKLIIPLGDIIIRQAFQFLKQLEEYHVMNCTVSINISAIQMIKEGFAEHLIRLMHSMDVNPSCVCLELTESIFASNFQEINRVLKTLQHKGVKISVDDFGSGYSSLSRERELYVNELKIDKSFIDKLMFLSDDQAITGDIISMAHKLGHSVVAEGIEHQRQLDYLKRNNCDKAQGFFFSKPLNASDALALVAGKHTYRLFEHLLK from the coding sequence TTGTTAACCCAACTGCTTGCCGTTCAGCTCAATGAAGAAGATCTTTCTCTGGTGAGAAGGATCACTGGACGTATACAGGTACTTGCAGCCGGAAACAGCAATGAGGCGCTTCACTTATTGGAGCAACATGCATCCATTGACATGGTGATGATTGATATAGAGCGCTCGTATCTGCAGAGCCTCCAATTGCTCCACACATTAGTCTACAGGTCACAGCAAGAGCCACTGAAAATCGTTGTACTTGGTGAGCCGCATCTGCTCCAGCAGAAGAAACGGGTGTTTGACTTGGATATTGTGACAATCTTGACAAAACCACTGCAAGAAACACAACTGAGAGAAATCCTCGAAAGAGCGGTGGTGAAGCAGGACGCAGATTCAAAGCAACAGAATTTGCAGGAGCAAGCACACCTGTTCAATGCCATCTTCTATCAAGCCCCCATTGGAATTTCTGTCTCTCATCGTGTTGACCTAGGGGTGGAACCCGGTAAGGAACAGTTCGATGTTAATCCCATGTATGAGAAAATTACGGGAAGAAGCATGGAAGAGGTCCTTAGGATTGGCTGGACTACGATTACCCATCCTGATGATCTGCCTGGAGAGTTGGAAAATTTCAAGCGACTAAAGCAAGGTGAGCTGGAAAACTACAGCATGGAGAAACGTTTTATTCGTCCCGATGGTTCGATCGTCTGGGTTGAGATGACGGTGGCTCCCTTGCAAGCAAGTGATAGCCGACTCTTTGCCCATATCTGTCTCCTGCAAGATATTACAAAACGAAAGGAAGCTGAAAAGCTACTTGCGGAGAGTGAACGCAGCAAATCAGCACTGCTCTCTCACTTGCCTGGAATGGCATACCGATGCCGTTATGATTCCCATTGGACCATGTTGTATGTCTCAGCTGGGTGTGAAACCTTGACTGGTTACTCCCCTGATCAGCTGATAAACAATCGTGATATTTCCTACAATGATGTGATCGTGCTCTCCTATCGACAGAAAATCTACAGCGGATGGAAGTGGGCAATCCATGAGAGCAAGCCATTTGAGTTGGAGTATGAGATACTCACTGCCCAAGGAACCCGTAAATGGGTTTGGGAGATGGGACAGGCAGCCTTTACCGATGATGGAGAAATAGAAGCCTTGGAAGGGATCATCCTCGATATCACCGATAGGAAACTCATGGAGCAGAACCTTGCTTATCGGGATGCACATGACCTGTGGACCGGATTGTACAATCGAAGATACCTTGAGCAACTATTGCGCCAGGATATCAAGGCAAGGAAGAGCGCCAAACGAGCCCTCATCTCGATCAATCTGGGTGCGCTGAATGCAAAGAGTATTGCCTATGGCTACCAATATAGCCAGGATATCATGAAGAAAGTTGCAGAGGGATTGAGTATCCTCTGCAATGACATAGCTGTATTGAGTATTACCCATGAATATCGATTCGTGTTCTATCTCAGGTCCTATGATGAGAGACAGAACCTTTTACTGCTTTGCAAGAAGATTGAAAGTACCTTGGAGTATATTGTATCTCTGGAAAGAATTCCCTATGGATTGGGAGTTCTAGAGATTGATGAATCCAATCAAGAGAACATAGATCAATTGCTCAGAAATATCTTGATAGCCTCCCAACGTTCCGTTGTCCTCTATGATGGAGAGGCAGAGGTCTGTTTCTTTGATGAGAGTATGGAGACAGAGATCCAGCGGGAAGCAACACTTTCGGCACTTCTTTCGCGGATAGTATCGGGAAAGAACCCGGACTGTTTATTCCTGCAATACCAACCCATTATAGATATGCGGACCGGAGGTATCTGTGGGTTTGAGGCTTTGGCGCGTTTGAAGTGCGCAGAAATGCCGGTGATCCCGCCTTTGCATTTCATCCCGATTGCAGAGAAGACAAAACTCATCATCCCCTTGGGTGATATCATCATCCGGCAGGCATTCCAGTTCTTGAAGCAGTTGGAAGAATATCATGTAATGAATTGTACGGTCTCCATCAATATTTCTGCCATCCAGATGATAAAGGAAGGGTTTGCTGAGCATCTCATTCGCTTGATGCATTCAATGGATGTGAACCCATCATGTGTCTGCTTGGAGCTTACCGAGTCCATCTTTGCCTCGAACTTCCAAGAGATCAACAGAGTACTGAAGACCTTGCAACATAAAGGGGTCAAGATATCAGTTGATGATTTCGGTAGTGGCTATTCCTCTCTTTCAAGGGAGCGAGAGCTCTATGTCAATGAATTGAAAATTGACAAGTCATTCATTGATAAGCTGATGTTCCTCTCTGATGATCAGGCCATCACCGGAGATATCATATCCATGGCTCATAAATTAGGGCACAGTGTGGTAGCAGAAGGGATTGAGCATCAGAGACAGCTTGATTATTTGAAACGAAACAACTGTGACAAGGCCCAGGGATTCTTTTTCAGCAAGCCCCTGAATGCATCTGATGCCCTGGCCTTGGTGGCAGGGAAGCATACGTATCGTCTATTTGAACATCTGTTAAAGTAA
- a CDS encoding PLP-dependent aminotransferase family protein, which produces MYKINLKLQNNTFETLTEQLYQYLKEELIKGTFNRDDKLPSKRRLAENLQCSINTVQAAYNQLVDEGYLQTREKSGYYVADLSGILVLGPDERTPIVDTVKTPSYLYTFSHQGVDHKQFPFSLWRRLSNQIISSRDTELLTISDPKGLFALRSSITHYVQSSRGVHCGAHQIIISSGTEFLMQLLIQLLDERTVYAIENPGYEKLTLLFKSNRVQYVSLPLDEQGVALEALYASGADVLSITPSHQFPTGRIMPITRRLQLLQWANEKSGRYILEDDYDSEFRYSGKPIPSLQGLDGQGKVIYLGAFSKSLSPALRISYMVLPEALMERYEAYLSFYYCPVPLIEQKVLHVFLEKGHFERHLNRMRNLYRQKRELLVSCINRLLPYAEIAGDSAGLHLLLYVHNGMDEKTLIKKAGDHQVKIYGITRYYSELPLETKQTTLLMGFATLDLEEIPKAVSLLREAWSD; this is translated from the coding sequence ATGTACAAGATCAATCTAAAGCTGCAGAATAATACTTTTGAAACACTGACAGAGCAGCTCTACCAATATCTCAAGGAAGAGCTTATCAAGGGAACATTCAACCGAGATGACAAACTCCCTTCCAAGCGTAGGCTTGCAGAAAATCTCCAATGCAGCATCAACACAGTGCAGGCAGCGTATAACCAACTTGTTGACGAAGGCTACCTCCAGACAAGGGAAAAGAGTGGCTACTATGTAGCCGACCTCAGCGGAATCCTCGTTCTCGGACCAGATGAGCGTACGCCTATCGTTGATACAGTGAAAACGCCTTCCTACCTGTATACCTTCTCCCATCAAGGAGTAGACCATAAGCAGTTCCCTTTCTCACTCTGGAGAAGGTTGAGCAACCAAATCATCAGCTCACGAGATACGGAACTCCTCACAATCAGTGATCCAAAGGGGTTGTTTGCTTTACGCTCCAGTATCACTCACTATGTGCAGTCAAGCAGAGGGGTTCATTGTGGTGCACACCAAATCATCATCAGCAGTGGTACGGAGTTCCTGATGCAACTGCTCATCCAGCTTCTGGATGAGAGAACTGTGTATGCTATTGAGAACCCCGGGTATGAGAAACTTACATTGTTGTTCAAGAGCAATCGAGTACAATATGTTTCACTGCCTTTGGATGAACAAGGGGTTGCTCTAGAAGCACTCTATGCCAGTGGAGCTGATGTGCTCTCCATTACACCAAGCCATCAGTTTCCTACCGGGCGTATTATGCCGATCACACGGCGACTGCAACTCTTGCAGTGGGCAAACGAAAAATCCGGACGATATATCTTGGAAGATGATTATGACAGTGAGTTTCGCTATAGTGGAAAACCAATCCCTTCCTTGCAAGGCCTCGATGGACAAGGCAAGGTCATCTACCTAGGAGCTTTCAGCAAATCACTCTCCCCCGCCTTGAGAATCAGCTACATGGTTCTTCCTGAGGCACTCATGGAGCGGTATGAAGCATATCTCAGCTTCTATTACTGCCCTGTTCCACTCATTGAACAGAAGGTCCTGCATGTATTTCTCGAGAAAGGGCATTTTGAGCGGCACCTAAACAGGATGCGTAATCTCTATCGTCAAAAGCGGGAGCTTCTGGTCTCCTGTATCAACAGACTCCTCCCCTATGCAGAGATTGCGGGAGATTCAGCGGGATTGCACCTACTGTTGTACGTCCACAACGGAATGGATGAAAAAACCTTGATAAAGAAGGCTGGTGACCATCAGGTTAAAATATATGGGATCACCCGCTACTATTCAGAGCTTCCTCTGGAGACAAAGCAGACTACACTCTTGATGGGATTTGCAACATTGGACCTAGAGGAAATACCAAAGGCGGTTTCACTTCTGAGGGAGGCATGGAGTGACTGA
- a CDS encoding sugar ABC transporter permease, which translates to MTYAQQKHMSYWILVLPGILVFASIIIFPVLFSFSLSFTTWNGYGMPTFAGLENYRTIISDPVFLHSLRNNLLIVVISVFGQIPLGFLLAYLLHRSMVRHGNFFQTMIFLPITISPVVVALLWNQIFSSSGMVVALVRSITDNPQYVIRIFENQQLAVVPILFVLLWMHTGTYMIIYYANLQKMTPSVLEAAQIDGASEKQMLTRIILPSMIGTIATTAIFAISGSLKAFDLIYAMTGGGPAHFTEVIAIYMYVNTFKYYKYGFGSAASIIIVLLAVGLILLLQYFSRRLERRFE; encoded by the coding sequence ATGACGTATGCACAACAAAAACATATGAGTTACTGGATTCTGGTGCTGCCAGGAATTTTGGTGTTTGCTTCAATCATCATATTCCCCGTGCTCTTCAGTTTCTCTTTGAGTTTCACCACTTGGAATGGGTATGGAATGCCGACCTTTGCGGGGTTGGAGAACTATCGAACAATCATTTCTGACCCTGTGTTTCTCCATTCACTGAGAAACAATCTTCTTATTGTTGTTATTTCAGTCTTTGGTCAGATCCCGTTAGGGTTTCTATTGGCATACCTACTTCACAGAAGTATGGTTCGTCATGGTAATTTCTTCCAGACGATGATTTTTCTGCCCATTACCATATCTCCGGTCGTGGTTGCGCTACTCTGGAACCAAATATTCTCATCGTCGGGAATGGTGGTAGCTCTGGTTCGCTCAATCACTGACAATCCACAATATGTAATCAGGATTTTTGAGAATCAGCAGCTTGCCGTTGTTCCGATTCTTTTTGTGTTGCTGTGGATGCATACCGGAACATATATGATCATCTATTATGCAAATCTGCAGAAGATGACTCCTTCGGTCCTGGAAGCAGCCCAGATTGACGGGGCAAGTGAAAAGCAAATGCTGACGCGTATCATTCTTCCCTCAATGATTGGAACGATTGCCACCACTGCAATCTTTGCTATTTCAGGTAGCTTGAAGGCCTTTGATTTAATCTACGCCATGACCGGAGGAGGCCCTGCGCATTTTACAGAAGTGATAGCAATCTACATGTATGTGAATACCTTCAAGTATTATAAGTATGGGTTCGGCAGCGCTGCTTCCATTATCATCGTTTTGCTTGCCGTTGGCTTGATTCTGCTGTTGCAATACTTCAGCCGAAGACTCGAGAGACGGTTCGAATAG